Proteins encoded within one genomic window of Desulfurobacterium indicum:
- the recA gene encoding recombinase RecA → MEDAKAKVLKEALKQIKKDYGEGAVMFLGEKPNEKIPSISTGSLSIDYATGIGGVPRGRITEIYGPESSGKTTLALHVIANAQKQGGIAAFIDAEHALDPLYAKKLGINLDELLISQPDSGEQALEIAETLVRSGAVDVIVIDSVAALVPEAELKGDMGDSHVGLQARLMSQALRKLTAATNKSNAALIFINQVREKIGGMGYGPNETTTGGRALKFYSSLRIEVRNAGAIKGKNDERLGHSARVKIVKNKLAPPFREAFVDIYYGEGISRWAELINLGEKLGIVKKSGSWYSYGNTRLGQGKENARKYLKEHPEVAEEIETKIKEKLYGNSE, encoded by the coding sequence ATGGAAGACGCTAAAGCAAAAGTTTTAAAAGAGGCTCTTAAACAGATAAAGAAGGACTATGGGGAAGGTGCCGTAATGTTTTTGGGTGAAAAACCCAATGAAAAGATACCCTCTATAAGCACCGGCTCTTTAAGCATAGACTACGCAACCGGTATAGGCGGTGTCCCAAGAGGAAGAATTACAGAAATTTACGGACCGGAATCTTCCGGTAAAACAACTTTGGCACTGCACGTAATAGCAAACGCCCAAAAACAGGGAGGGATAGCGGCATTCATTGATGCCGAGCATGCCCTTGATCCTCTTTATGCTAAAAAGCTGGGAATAAACCTTGATGAACTTTTAATTTCCCAACCTGATAGTGGAGAACAGGCACTTGAAATAGCAGAAACTCTGGTGAGAAGTGGCGCCGTTGATGTGATTGTTATTGATTCTGTTGCTGCACTTGTTCCCGAAGCCGAACTAAAAGGAGATATGGGAGATTCCCACGTAGGATTACAGGCAAGACTAATGAGCCAGGCTCTCAGAAAATTAACCGCCGCAACAAATAAAAGCAACGCGGCTTTGATTTTTATTAACCAGGTAAGGGAAAAAATCGGAGGAATGGGTTACGGACCAAACGAAACTACCACCGGCGGAAGGGCTCTGAAATTCTACTCTTCTCTAAGAATAGAAGTAAGAAACGCAGGAGCTATAAAAGGAAAAAATGACGAAAGACTTGGGCACTCTGCAAGGGTGAAAATAGTTAAGAATAAATTAGCTCCTCCCTTCAGGGAGGCTTTCGTTGATATCTATTATGGAGAAGGCATATCAAGATGGGCAGAACTCATAAATCTTGGAGAGAAACTGGGAATCGTTAAAAAGAGCGGCTCCTGGTATTCCTACGGTAACACAAGACTAGGTCAGGGCAAGGAAAACGCAAGAAAATACCTTAAAGAACATCCTGAAGTGGCAGAAGAGATAGAAACCAAAATAAAGGAGAAACTTTATGGCAACTCTGAATGA
- a CDS encoding metallophosphoesterase family protein, with protein sequence MMKIGIISDIHANLHALESIAKDMDSEGIEEVWCLGDTINYGAFPNECCQWVTENVSNYILGNHELMLLGLASVENRYVNECLEWTKIVIKEKYIEYFASKSVINSLADITLVHDNPLSPGSMKYILTREDAEKVLLKSRAHICFFGHTHIPIGYRLSTIGAEVIKTPTYTIDSRKHLVNPGSVGQPRNGLPLASYIIFEGNTLILKRIEYNVKEAAKAIIEANLPTIMAARLLKGI encoded by the coding sequence ATGATGAAGATAGGAATTATATCCGACATACACGCAAATTTACATGCTCTTGAGTCCATAGCCAAAGATATGGATTCTGAAGGAATTGAGGAAGTCTGGTGTCTGGGTGACACAATTAATTACGGTGCTTTTCCCAACGAATGCTGCCAATGGGTAACCGAAAATGTATCAAACTACATATTGGGCAATCACGAATTGATGCTCCTTGGCCTTGCATCTGTGGAAAACAGATATGTAAACGAATGTCTGGAATGGACAAAAATAGTTATAAAAGAAAAATACATTGAATATTTTGCAAGCAAAAGCGTAATAAATTCTTTGGCCGATATAACCCTTGTTCACGATAATCCTTTATCGCCTGGAAGCATGAAATACATTCTAACCAGAGAGGACGCAGAAAAAGTCCTCTTAAAATCTAGAGCTCATATCTGCTTTTTCGGACATACTCATATTCCAATAGGATATCGTCTTTCAACAATCGGAGCGGAAGTCATAAAAACCCCAACTTATACAATAGATTCAAGAAAACATCTAGTAAACCCCGGAAGTGTCGGACAACCAAGAAATGGACTTCCCCTCGCCTCATATATTATTTTTGAAGGTAACACACTCATATTAAAGAGAATTGAATATAACGTGAAAGAAGCAGCAAAAGCGATAATAGAAGCAAACCTCCCAACCATCATGGCAGCAAGGCTTCTTAAGGGAATATAA